A genomic region of Runella rosea contains the following coding sequences:
- a CDS encoding c-type cytochrome produces the protein MEISLFLKRMRSVTQALLIALMATLSQQATAQDGDAASGETLFNNNCKACHSAQDEVVVGPGLKGIQQRRDLAWLVKWIKNPNGVIQSGDEYAVALYNKFNKAQMTAFPAFGEKEVKDILAYVEKANTAAAPVAAAGTAAAGAPAGESAPSDLFTYILVALLIVMLLVLGVLMAIVSILSKAVSGEATASAGTSFSDRLRDGLVGLSKNSAIRSATVWFFILMVTKATVDGMYGVGIQQGYAPKQPIAFSHKLHAGQYKIDCNYCHTGVNRGKSATIPSANICMNCHGVIKKESPEIQKIYTAIEKNQPIEWVRIHNLPDLAYFNHAQHVNVGGVQCQQCHGEIQTMEVVEQRSSLTMGWCIDCHRKTEVNTKDNAYYDKLVELHKTNSKEPLKVADIGGLECSKCHY, from the coding sequence ATGGAAATTAGTTTATTCTTAAAAAGAATGCGCAGTGTCACCCAAGCGTTACTGATTGCTTTAATGGCTACGCTCAGCCAACAAGCAACGGCACAGGATGGCGATGCCGCAAGCGGTGAAACGCTTTTCAATAATAACTGTAAGGCTTGTCACTCCGCACAAGATGAAGTAGTGGTAGGCCCAGGTTTAAAAGGTATTCAACAACGCCGCGATTTGGCTTGGCTCGTTAAGTGGATCAAGAATCCAAACGGAGTAATCCAGAGTGGTGATGAATACGCAGTAGCTTTGTACAACAAATTTAACAAAGCTCAAATGACTGCTTTCCCAGCTTTCGGTGAGAAAGAAGTGAAAGACATTTTGGCGTATGTAGAAAAAGCAAATACAGCAGCGGCTCCAGTTGCAGCTGCCGGTACTGCCGCTGCGGGCGCTCCCGCAGGTGAGTCTGCCCCTTCTGATTTGTTTACTTACATTTTAGTGGCTTTGTTGATTGTGATGCTGTTGGTGCTTGGTGTATTGATGGCAATCGTATCAATTCTATCTAAAGCCGTGTCTGGCGAAGCTACTGCCTCAGCAGGAACGTCTTTCTCTGATAGACTTCGTGATGGGTTGGTGGGTTTGAGCAAAAACTCAGCTATTCGCAGCGCTACCGTATGGTTTTTTATCCTTATGGTGACCAAAGCAACCGTCGATGGAATGTATGGAGTAGGTATTCAACAGGGATATGCTCCCAAACAACCAATTGCATTCTCGCATAAACTTCACGCAGGCCAGTACAAAATCGATTGTAACTATTGCCATACGGGTGTTAACCGTGGTAAGTCGGCTACAATTCCTTCGGCCAACATTTGTATGAACTGCCACGGCGTGATTAAAAAAGAATCACCCGAAATTCAGAAAATCTACACGGCAATTGAAAAAAATCAGCCAATTGAGTGGGTTCGTATTCACAACCTGCCTGATTTGGCTTACTTTAACCACGCACAACACGTAAATGTAGGTGGGGTGCAGTGCCAACAGTGTCACGGCGAAATTCAAACCATGGAAGTAGTTGAACAACGTTCTTCACTTACAATGGGATGGTGTATTGACTGCCACCGTAAAACGGAAGTAAATACCAAAGACAACGCTTACTACGACAAATTGGTGGAATTACACAAAACCAATAGCAAGGAGCCGTTGAAAGTAGCCGATATCGGTGGTTTGGAATGTTCAAAGTGTCACTATTAA
- the rpsA gene encoding 30S ribosomal protein S1 produces the protein MSKAQLTDFDWDRADNRGFGSGYSASEKAQLEQLINGTISPVAEKEVVKGIVVGMNDREVILNIGSKSDGIVPRSEFRDLTDLKIGDEIEVYIENQEDPNGQLVLSRKKARVITAWDNIQKSFDHDLVIDGFVKRRTKGGLIVDIYSIEAFLPGSQIDVKPIRDFDIFVGKKMEVKVVKINHANNNVVVSHKVLIEKDLEAQRQQILTNLERGQVLEGVIKNMTKFGVFIDLGGVDGLLHITDISWGRINDPSDLLHLDQKINVVVLDFDEDKKRISLGMKQLQAHPWEALSQEIEIGSRVKGKVVNVADYGAFLEIMPGVEGLIHVSEMSWSQHLRNPQDFLKIGDEVEAVVLTLDRNERKMSLGLKQLTADPWTRQEIIEKYAVGTVHKGVVRNLTNFGLFLELEEGIDGLVHVSDLSWTKKIKHPSDFIKVGEELEVMVLELDADNRRLSLSHKHLEENPWDTFESVFAVGSVHKCTIVAKGDKVATLELPYGIEGVCILKNLAKEDGTVGEIGESLDFKVAEFLKDEKRIVLSHTKTWQEKEEPKVEEKPKAPKVEKPKDAEKATLGDLEALSALKEQMEEGEKKKKAAATKKVAKEASAE, from the coding sequence ATGAGTAAAGCTCAATTAACTGATTTTGACTGGGACAGAGCCGACAACAGAGGCTTTGGTAGTGGTTATTCCGCTTCTGAAAAAGCCCAGTTGGAGCAACTTATCAACGGTACAATCTCTCCCGTTGCCGAAAAAGAGGTAGTAAAAGGAATCGTGGTCGGTATGAATGACCGCGAAGTGATTTTGAACATTGGTTCAAAATCAGACGGTATCGTACCGCGTTCAGAATTCCGTGATTTGACGGACCTGAAAATCGGCGACGAAATTGAAGTATACATTGAAAATCAGGAAGACCCTAACGGACAGTTAGTGCTTTCTCGCAAAAAAGCGAGAGTTATTACTGCTTGGGATAATATTCAAAAATCATTTGATCATGACTTGGTGATTGACGGTTTCGTAAAACGTCGTACCAAAGGTGGTCTTATTGTTGATATTTACAGCATCGAAGCGTTCTTGCCAGGTTCACAAATTGACGTTAAGCCAATTCGTGACTTCGACATCTTCGTTGGCAAGAAAATGGAAGTGAAAGTGGTGAAAATCAATCACGCCAACAACAACGTGGTTGTTTCACACAAAGTATTGATCGAGAAAGACCTCGAAGCACAACGTCAGCAGATTCTTACCAACTTGGAGCGTGGCCAGGTACTCGAAGGAGTAATCAAAAACATGACCAAGTTTGGGGTATTTATCGACCTTGGTGGCGTAGATGGTTTGTTGCACATTACCGACATTTCATGGGGACGTATCAATGATCCTTCAGATTTGTTGCACCTTGACCAAAAAATCAACGTTGTAGTTCTTGACTTCGACGAAGATAAGAAGCGTATTTCATTGGGCATGAAGCAATTGCAGGCTCATCCTTGGGAAGCTCTTTCTCAAGAAATCGAAATCGGTTCACGTGTGAAAGGTAAAGTTGTAAACGTAGCAGATTACGGCGCATTCCTTGAAATCATGCCAGGTGTTGAAGGTTTGATTCACGTTTCAGAAATGTCATGGTCTCAGCACTTGCGTAACCCGCAAGACTTCCTGAAGATTGGTGATGAAGTAGAAGCGGTGGTATTGACCCTTGACCGCAATGAGCGCAAAATGTCACTTGGCTTAAAGCAACTTACCGCTGATCCTTGGACTCGTCAAGAAATTATTGAGAAATATGCAGTAGGCACCGTTCATAAAGGCGTTGTTCGTAACTTGACTAACTTCGGTCTCTTCCTTGAACTCGAAGAAGGTATCGATGGTCTGGTTCACGTATCTGACCTTTCTTGGACCAAGAAAATCAAACACCCAAGTGACTTTATCAAAGTAGGTGAAGAACTTGAAGTAATGGTTCTTGAATTGGATGCTGACAACCGCCGTTTATCTTTGAGCCACAAACACCTCGAAGAAAATCCTTGGGATACTTTTGAGTCGGTATTTGCGGTAGGTTCGGTACATAAATGTACAATCGTTGCTAAAGGAGATAAAGTAGCAACGCTCGAATTACCTTATGGTATCGAAGGAGTATGTATCCTTAAAAACTTGGCGAAAGAAGACGGAACCGTCGGAGAAATCGGAGAATCTCTTGATTTCAAAGTAGCTGAATTCTTGAAAGACGAAAAACGTATTGTGCTTTCACATACAAAAACTTGGCAGGAAAAAGAGGAGCCTAAGGTTGAAGAAAAACCAAAAGCTCCTAAAGTTGAAAAACCAAAAGACGCTGAAAAAGCTACTCTAGGTGATTTGGAAGCACTTTCTGCTTTGAAAGAACAAATGGAAGAAGGTGAGAAAAAGAAAAAAGCGGCGGCTACTAAAAAAGTAGCAAAAGAAGCGTCTGCTGAGTAA
- a CDS encoding HNH endonuclease produces the protein MGRKVLILNQDYSALSICSVPKAFLLVYLNKAELVAESSNYFLHTVSTEFPMPTVIRLHRYIHLPYKGVMMTRQNIFKRDGHQCVYCGLHGELTLDHVLPKSRGGRTSWDNLVTACKRCNARKGDYTPEEASMPMRHRPFKPSFIMFLRDYSGATDDSWMPFLSKREKVS, from the coding sequence ATGGGTAGGAAAGTCTTAATCCTTAACCAAGATTACTCCGCGTTGAGCATTTGCTCCGTTCCGAAAGCCTTCTTGCTTGTCTATCTCAACAAGGCTGAACTAGTTGCGGAATCTTCAAACTATTTTTTGCACACCGTCAGTACGGAATTTCCTATGCCGACGGTCATTCGCCTCCATCGCTATATCCACTTGCCATACAAAGGCGTAATGATGACGCGACAAAATATCTTCAAACGTGATGGTCATCAGTGTGTTTACTGCGGTTTGCATGGGGAATTGACATTGGACCATGTTCTGCCAAAATCGCGCGGTGGGCGTACCAGTTGGGACAATCTGGTTACGGCCTGCAAGCGTTGCAATGCACGCAAAGGCGATTACACCCCAGAAGAAGCGTCAATGCCTATGCGTCATCGTCCCTTCAAACCTTCTTTCATCATGTTTTTACGGGATTATTCTGGCGCTACCGATGATTCGTGGATGCCTTTTCTTTCAAAAAGAGAAAAGGTCTCGTAA
- a CDS encoding TetR/AcrR family transcriptional regulator encodes MGIQERKEREKEDMRRLILEAARKLFLEQGYEKTSIRNIADAIEYSPGTIYLYYKDKNELLFALHEEAFLKMMQQLITVTHISDPFERLIEMGHQYIKYAIENPELYDLMFIMQAPMETLACRDEIWEDGLKSFGLLKLVIEDCVKAGYFKETNIEIMAMTIWAYMHGLVTIYLKNRMSMFKDDQQLERIQESFQLFIKMIKTSL; translated from the coding sequence ATGGGCATTCAGGAAAGAAAAGAACGGGAAAAGGAAGACATGCGGCGTCTGATTTTGGAGGCAGCCCGAAAATTATTTTTGGAACAAGGCTACGAAAAAACGAGCATTCGTAACATTGCCGATGCTATCGAATACAGCCCAGGCACGATTTATCTCTACTACAAAGACAAAAATGAATTGCTGTTTGCATTGCACGAAGAAGCATTCTTAAAAATGATGCAGCAATTAATTACCGTGACGCATATAAGCGACCCTTTTGAAAGGTTGATTGAGATGGGGCACCAATACATCAAATATGCTATCGAGAATCCCGAACTCTACGATTTGATGTTCATCATGCAAGCGCCTATGGAGACGCTCGCTTGTAGAGACGAAATTTGGGAAGATGGCTTAAAATCGTTTGGCCTCCTAAAATTGGTCATCGAAGATTGCGTAAAGGCGGGTTATTTTAAAGAAACCAATATTGAAATAATGGCCATGACTATCTGGGCTTATATGCACGGGCTGGTCACGATTTATCTCAAAAATCGAATGAGTATGTTTAAAGATGACCAGCAATTAGAACGTATTCAAGAGTCTTTTCAATTGTTTATCAAAATGATTAAAACGTCTTTGTAA
- a CDS encoding DUF3995 domain-containing protein has protein sequence MKPILALIDILIFAFIASIHFYWAFGGRRWSKLAIPTSSGSQQKPLFTPGPLSTMAVGIGLLCFAWILAVKAGFINSSLLSDSAITYISIGIAIIFFLRAIGEFNYVGFFKKIKQTEFGQMDTRYYSPLCLLISFIILVINYY, from the coding sequence ATGAAACCCATTCTTGCACTCATTGATATTTTGATTTTTGCATTCATCGCCTCCATTCACTTTTATTGGGCGTTTGGCGGGCGTCGCTGGAGTAAATTAGCCATTCCGACCTCAAGCGGTAGCCAACAAAAACCTTTGTTCACGCCAGGACCTTTGTCAACAATGGCCGTCGGAATAGGTCTTCTCTGCTTTGCGTGGATTCTTGCAGTGAAAGCGGGGTTTATAAATAGCTCGTTGCTGTCTGATAGCGCCATTACATATATTTCAATCGGCATTGCAATTATTTTTTTCCTCCGCGCCATTGGAGAATTCAACTACGTTGGTTTTTTCAAAAAAATAAAACAGACCGAATTTGGGCAAATGGATACTCGTTACTATTCTCCTTTATGCCTACTCATCAGCTTTATCATTCTCGTTATCAATTATTATTAA
- a CDS encoding DUF4260 domain-containing protein, with product MKTLLTFEDIGEFVLAVFLFSRLEYAWWWFPALLLLPDLSMIGYLINTRIGAYLYNFVHHKALGIGVALVGFALTSSILMLAGIILFAHSAMDRIFGYGLKYTDSFKHTHLGWIGK from the coding sequence ATGAAAACACTCCTCACTTTTGAAGACATCGGCGAATTTGTGCTCGCGGTGTTTTTGTTCAGCCGCCTAGAATATGCCTGGTGGTGGTTTCCCGCCCTTTTGTTACTCCCTGACCTAAGCATGATTGGCTACTTAATCAACACCCGAATCGGGGCTTATCTCTATAACTTCGTGCACCACAAAGCCCTGGGTATCGGCGTCGCTTTGGTTGGATTCGCTTTAACTTCTTCAATATTGATGTTAGCTGGAATTATCTTATTCGCGCATTCTGCCATGGATCGTATTTTTGGTTATGGTCTCAAATACACTGACTCCTTCAAGCATACGCATTTAGGATGGATTGGAAAATAA
- a CDS encoding TolC family protein yields the protein MFLLLMSIGIQAQHSAILEEYVQEGLKNNLALKQENLEIQKVLENIQQAKALFYPRVTFAPTYSLAAGGRRLQFPVGDLLNPVYSTLNKLTQTSVFPQIDNVDELLAPNNFHDTKITVQYSIYNPEVQYNYLIQKTLLTAQEAKKKVYENELRYTIEGAYYQYLQASEAIKIFGNAQKTLNELVRLNQKLVNNNVLTKDAVIGAEYEISKLNQQLAVATKNRETAKAYFNFLLNRELSAGVLIDSTNLIPAAAYESLDKLSETALQNRQELNQLDQSILASKTAITLHEKAAKRPSVFIGGNTGFQGFGYTFNQQAYGVAQLGLTWDLFKGYERKSKIQGAKIQTELLKTKKLEVEKQIELQVTQAFLELQATRENLKLVQDGVNKATQYFSVIDSRYRNNNVLYIEWIKAQNEVVTAQLQQSLARFDVLIKQSLLNKVTAH from the coding sequence ATGTTTTTGCTCCTGATGAGCATCGGCATACAAGCCCAGCATTCGGCTATTTTGGAGGAATATGTTCAGGAAGGATTAAAAAATAACCTCGCCCTGAAACAGGAGAATCTGGAAATTCAAAAAGTGCTCGAAAATATTCAACAGGCAAAAGCTTTGTTCTACCCTCGCGTCACTTTTGCGCCTACCTATTCGTTGGCTGCTGGTGGACGCCGGTTGCAGTTTCCCGTCGGCGATTTACTCAATCCAGTATACAGTACGCTCAATAAGCTAACACAAACAAGTGTATTTCCACAAATTGATAACGTTGACGAATTGTTGGCTCCCAACAACTTTCACGACACAAAAATCACCGTTCAGTATTCAATTTACAATCCTGAAGTTCAGTACAACTACCTGATACAGAAAACGCTACTGACCGCGCAGGAAGCCAAAAAGAAAGTGTACGAAAATGAACTTAGGTACACGATTGAGGGTGCATATTATCAATATTTACAGGCATCAGAAGCCATTAAGATTTTTGGGAATGCACAAAAAACGCTCAATGAACTGGTACGCCTGAATCAGAAATTGGTCAACAATAACGTACTAACCAAAGACGCCGTCATTGGGGCTGAATACGAAATCAGTAAACTAAATCAACAGCTGGCGGTAGCAACCAAAAACCGTGAAACGGCGAAGGCTTACTTTAACTTTCTATTAAACAGAGAATTGAGCGCAGGGGTTTTGATTGACTCAACAAACCTGATTCCCGCAGCGGCCTATGAATCGTTAGATAAACTGAGTGAAACAGCCCTGCAAAACCGTCAGGAACTCAATCAACTCGACCAATCCATTTTAGCGTCTAAAACCGCCATTACCCTTCACGAAAAAGCCGCCAAACGTCCATCGGTGTTTATTGGTGGCAATACGGGTTTTCAGGGATTTGGCTATACATTCAATCAACAGGCATACGGAGTGGCGCAACTCGGATTGACTTGGGACTTGTTTAAAGGATATGAACGCAAATCGAAAATTCAAGGAGCCAAAATCCAGACCGAATTGCTAAAAACCAAAAAGCTAGAAGTAGAAAAACAGATTGAACTGCAAGTTACTCAGGCATTTTTGGAACTTCAGGCCACCCGAGAAAATCTAAAATTGGTTCAGGACGGCGTCAACAAAGCAACGCAATATTTCAGCGTCATTGACAGTCGATACCGAAACAACAATGTGCTTTACATTGAATGGATTAAAGCCCAAAACGAAGTCGTAACGGCTCAGTTGCAACAGTCGCTCGCGCGTTTTGATGTGTTAATCAAACAATCTTTATTGAATAAAGTGACCGCCCACTAA
- a CDS encoding efflux RND transporter periplasmic adaptor subunit, with protein MKQYSFIITLFLLAACGKQEEKKADNAMGDETVVPVKLEKVAQTVRSESITASGLVASSEEAKLSFKIGGIIQKIFVEEGQKVRKGQVLASLNMTEIDAQVSQAKFGVEKAERDFKRVENMLKDTAATLEQMQNATTGFDVAKQSLQIAQFNRSYAQITSPIDGAVIKKMANEGELTGPGTPIFYITSNRQSDWVVRVGVSDKDWARLKVGDKANVSLDAYPSETFTGTVTKLAPAADPMNKLYEIEVRINPNGQRFASGLFAKVELKPVQNRNYIMVPIEAIIEGNGQDAFVYVLDESRKKVKRLPIRIGFVDGDKVLVTNGLEGITEVVTSGSAFLTESSNVIIK; from the coding sequence ATGAAACAATACTCATTCATCATCACCCTTTTTCTGCTTGCAGCCTGCGGAAAACAGGAAGAAAAAAAAGCCGACAACGCCATGGGCGACGAAACGGTCGTTCCTGTTAAACTTGAAAAAGTAGCGCAAACCGTTCGCTCCGAATCCATTACCGCCTCGGGCTTGGTCGCTTCGTCGGAAGAAGCCAAACTATCGTTTAAAATCGGGGGCATCATTCAAAAAATCTTTGTGGAAGAAGGACAAAAAGTCCGCAAGGGGCAAGTACTGGCTTCGCTAAACATGACCGAAATCGACGCGCAGGTGAGTCAGGCGAAATTCGGCGTTGAAAAAGCCGAGCGCGATTTTAAGCGTGTAGAGAATATGCTCAAAGATACTGCCGCTACGCTGGAACAAATGCAAAATGCTACCACGGGCTTTGATGTTGCAAAACAAAGCCTGCAAATCGCGCAGTTTAACCGCTCTTATGCGCAAATCACTTCCCCGATTGACGGAGCCGTTATCAAAAAAATGGCCAATGAAGGCGAATTAACTGGACCAGGAACCCCTATTTTTTACATTACCTCCAATCGTCAAAGCGACTGGGTGGTGCGCGTGGGAGTTTCTGACAAAGACTGGGCACGCTTGAAAGTAGGCGACAAAGCAAATGTTTCGTTGGATGCCTATCCATCCGAAACGTTTACGGGTACCGTTACAAAATTAGCTCCTGCCGCCGACCCCATGAACAAACTTTACGAAATTGAGGTCCGTATTAACCCCAATGGCCAACGATTTGCGTCCGGGCTTTTTGCCAAAGTAGAGCTTAAGCCCGTTCAGAATCGGAATTATATTATGGTACCCATTGAGGCCATTATTGAGGGCAACGGACAGGACGCTTTTGTGTACGTATTGGATGAATCGCGCAAGAAAGTGAAACGTCTGCCCATCCGAATCGGGTTTGTAGATGGCGATAAAGTACTGGTGACCAATGGCTTGGAAGGCATCACCGAGGTAGTCACCTCAGGAAGTGCTTTTCTGACCGAATCTTCCAACGTAATTATCAAATAG
- a CDS encoding efflux RND transporter permease subunit: protein MNLSEFSVKNWQFMLVMFVGVVALGLNSLFNMPRAEDPTFEAPTFVITVIYPGTDPKDMEELVVDPVEKRLNELKDVKNIRTTIDDGLAVFMLEYEYAVDNDEKKQEIAREVNSMRSILPTDIFDIRYFQFDPGLVNIVQVALVSEVASYKEMADYSEKLRKTLEKIKDLRSVKDYGFPKENVRVSLNVEKMAQEGIAINRVLGALQAENLNIPAGSVQEGARRFNVKTSGDYESLEQMRNTIVSTNGQKIIYLRDIADVDFNYEEETNFTRLNGRRAVLVAAAQKTGKNITETGKVLNASLTEFEKTMPKHIKMVKYFDQSVSVDRRLGRFAKDFGIAILLVALTLLPLGLRAAVVVMISIPLSLAIGLTAVDYLGYSINQLSVVGLIVALGILVDDSIVVVENIERWMRDGFSKREAAVKATKQITLAVIGCTVTLILAFLPLLFLPEASGDFIRSLPMAVAMTILASMVVSLTIVPFLSSRLLENSHNPEGNIFLRALKKVISGSYSKLLNWALRHPLPTLLFAGLLFGMSLYIPKIIGFGLFPKSEKPMFRITLETPEGSSLTETNRVARTVENELKRINEVKFFSTSVGRGNPRMYYNVIERSESSNYAEVFVQLQDEIHPPEKEKIIDQLRDRLRYVPNANVEVVDFEQGPNTEAPVAIRVMGEDLEKLRSVAADVEKVLKETPGTIYVKNPLTTRRTDLRVKINKEKAGLLGISVADINRTVRLAIAGLNIGTFKDESGDDYGINVTLPKGKTTTPAILNNLYVNTLTGAAVPLRQVADIQFETSTNQIRHYDRDRFVTISAFVKSGYLVDNVYKDIITKLDKYKFPNDFSYVAAGELEARQKSFGGLGTIILITAFGFLGVLILEFGNFKSSLIVLSVIPLGIIGAFTMLWIVGYPLSFVAVIGLIALIGIEVKNSILLVDFTNQLREEGVPLIEAIQEAGEIRFVPIVLTSLTAIGGLIPLAIEGNPLYSPLAWVLIGGLISSTLLSRIVTPVLYRLIPPKVEVKKQEVES, encoded by the coding sequence ATGAATCTTTCAGAATTTTCCGTCAAAAACTGGCAGTTTATGCTGGTGATGTTTGTGGGAGTGGTGGCGCTTGGCCTCAATTCACTCTTCAATATGCCCCGCGCCGAAGACCCTACGTTTGAGGCTCCTACGTTTGTGATTACGGTGATTTATCCCGGTACCGACCCCAAAGACATGGAGGAATTGGTCGTTGACCCCGTTGAAAAACGCCTTAATGAGCTCAAAGACGTTAAAAATATCCGTACCACCATCGACGACGGGCTCGCCGTATTTATGTTGGAATACGAATATGCAGTCGATAATGATGAAAAAAAGCAGGAAATCGCCCGCGAAGTAAATTCCATGCGTAGCATTTTACCTACTGATATTTTTGATATTCGTTACTTCCAATTCGACCCTGGCTTGGTCAATATCGTTCAGGTAGCCTTGGTTTCTGAGGTAGCTTCGTACAAAGAAATGGCCGATTATTCCGAAAAACTACGGAAGACATTGGAGAAAATCAAAGACCTGCGCAGCGTAAAAGACTATGGTTTTCCCAAAGAAAACGTGCGTGTCTCACTCAATGTTGAGAAAATGGCGCAGGAAGGTATCGCCATCAATCGGGTATTGGGGGCATTGCAGGCCGAAAACCTCAACATTCCTGCGGGCAGCGTGCAGGAAGGTGCCCGACGATTCAACGTCAAGACCAGCGGCGATTATGAGTCGTTGGAACAAATGCGCAACACCATTGTGTCCACAAACGGTCAGAAAATCATCTACTTAAGAGACATTGCCGATGTTGATTTCAATTACGAAGAAGAAACCAATTTTACCCGCCTCAACGGCCGACGTGCGGTCTTGGTAGCTGCAGCCCAAAAAACAGGCAAAAATATTACGGAAACGGGAAAAGTACTTAATGCAAGTTTGACCGAATTTGAGAAAACGATGCCCAAGCACATCAAAATGGTCAAATATTTCGACCAATCCGTAAGTGTAGACCGTCGTTTGGGGCGCTTTGCCAAAGACTTCGGTATTGCCATTCTGCTCGTGGCGCTTACGCTTCTACCCCTTGGACTACGGGCGGCAGTGGTCGTCATGATTTCGATTCCGCTTTCCTTGGCCATCGGTCTCACCGCCGTCGATTATCTAGGCTACAGCATCAATCAATTGAGCGTGGTGGGGTTGATTGTGGCGTTGGGGATATTGGTAGACGACTCCATTGTGGTCGTCGAAAACATTGAGCGCTGGATGCGCGATGGTTTTTCAAAACGCGAAGCCGCCGTCAAAGCTACTAAACAAATCACATTGGCCGTAATTGGCTGTACTGTTACGCTGATTTTGGCCTTTTTGCCGCTGTTGTTTTTGCCCGAAGCGTCGGGAGATTTTATCCGAAGTCTGCCCATGGCCGTTGCCATGACCATTTTGGCTTCGATGGTAGTTTCGCTCACGATTGTTCCCTTTTTGAGCAGTCGTTTGTTGGAAAACAGCCATAACCCCGAAGGGAATATCTTTCTGAGAGCGCTGAAAAAAGTGATTTCAGGTTCGTACAGCAAGTTGCTCAATTGGGCATTACGTCATCCGCTTCCTACGCTTTTATTTGCGGGATTATTGTTCGGAATGTCGTTATACATTCCCAAAATTATCGGATTCGGGTTGTTTCCAAAATCGGAGAAACCCATGTTCAGAATTACGTTGGAAACGCCCGAAGGCAGTAGTCTAACCGAAACCAATCGCGTGGCGCGTACCGTAGAAAATGAATTGAAGCGCATTAACGAAGTGAAATTTTTCTCAACCAGCGTCGGGCGTGGCAATCCAAGAATGTACTACAACGTCATTGAACGCTCAGAATCAAGCAACTACGCTGAGGTATTTGTACAGTTACAAGATGAAATTCATCCACCTGAAAAAGAAAAAATCATTGACCAACTGCGCGACCGCCTACGCTACGTGCCCAATGCCAACGTTGAAGTAGTGGATTTTGAGCAAGGCCCCAACACCGAAGCACCCGTAGCGATTCGGGTCATGGGTGAAGATTTGGAAAAGCTTCGCAGTGTGGCGGCCGATGTAGAGAAAGTCCTAAAAGAGACACCGGGCACGATCTACGTAAAAAATCCCCTGACCACCCGTCGCACAGATTTGAGAGTGAAGATCAATAAAGAAAAAGCGGGACTGTTGGGAATCTCGGTCGCTGATATCAATCGTACCGTTCGTTTGGCGATTGCCGGGTTAAACATCGGAACTTTCAAAGATGAAAGCGGCGATGATTACGGTATTAACGTTACCCTTCCAAAAGGAAAAACAACCACCCCTGCCATCTTGAACAATCTGTATGTGAACACCTTAACTGGTGCGGCAGTTCCACTGCGTCAAGTGGCCGATATTCAGTTTGAAACTTCAACCAATCAAATCCGACACTACGACCGCGACCGTTTTGTCACGATTTCGGCATTTGTAAAAAGCGGTTATTTGGTAGATAATGTGTATAAAGACATCATTACCAAACTGGATAAATATAAATTCCCCAACGATTTTAGCTACGTAGCCGCTGGCGAACTAGAAGCTCGTCAAAAATCGTTCGGCGGCTTAGGAACCATCATTCTCATCACCGCTTTCGGATTTCTTGGGGTTCTAATCTTGGAATTTGGCAATTTTAAGAGCTCTTTGATTGTGCTTTCGGTCATTCCGTTGGGTATCATTGGGGCTTTTACGATGCTGTGGATTGTGGGCTATCCGCTCTCGTTTGTGGCCGTGATTGGGCTTATTGCCTTGATAGGAATTGAGGTCAAAAACTCCATTCTGCTCGTTGATTTCACCAATCAACTCCGCGAAGAAGGTGTTCCATTGATTGAAGCCATTCAAGAAGCGGGCGAGATTCGATTTGTCCCTATCGTACTCACCTCACTAACAGCCATTGGGGGACTGATTCCTTTGGCCATTGAAGGAAACCCGCTTTATTCGCCGTTGGCATGGGTTCTGATTGGCGGGCTAATCAGTTCAACCTTACTTTCGCGTATCGTTACGCCTGTATTGTACCGTCTGATTCCACCTAAAGTGGAAGTAAAAAAGCAGGAAGTTGAAAGTTAA